From Synchiropus splendidus isolate RoL2022-P1 chromosome 10, RoL_Sspl_1.0, whole genome shotgun sequence, the proteins below share one genomic window:
- the tent5c gene encoding terminal nucleotidyltransferase 5C, protein MEQVEVQGCASSVLSWEQVSRLNEVLTEAVPVHGRGNFPTLEVRLKDIVARVRSRLELSSITVKDIRLNGSTASHVLVQDIGWSYKDLDVIFRVDLPHEAEFKHIKDVVLGTLLDFLPEGVNKEKITPMTLREAYVQKLVKVNTEQDRWSLISLSNNNGRNVELKFVDTIRRQFEFSVDSFQIVLDSMLSFYDLAETPMSSTFHPTVTSESVYGDFSMALGHLREKLIATKRPEEIRGGGLLKYCNLLVRDFQPANEEEFKALERYMCSRFFIDFPDIGVQQRKIEAYLQSHFVGEETSKYDYLIILRRVVNESTVCLMGHERRQTLHLLSLMAFRVLAEQNAIPDASSVTCYYQPAPYVRDHNFSNYYVANQNIPTWLPCN, encoded by the coding sequence ATGGAGCAGGTGGAGGTCCAAGGTTGTGCCAGCAGCGTCCTGTCCTGGGAGCAGGTGAGCCGCCTGAACGAGGTCCTGACCGAGGCCGTTCCCGTTCACGGCCGGGGGAACTTCCCCACGTTGGAGGTGCGCCTTAAGGACATTGTTGCGCGGGTGCGCTCCCGCCTGGAGCTCAGCAGTATCACCGTTAAGGATATTCGGCTGAACGGCTCCACTGCCAGCCACGTGCTGGTGCAGGACATCGGTTGGAGCTACAAAGACTTGGACGTCATCTTCAGGGTGGACCTGCCTCACGAAGCGGAGTTCAAGCACATAAAAGACGTGGTGCTGGGTACCCTGCTGGACTTCCTGCCGGAAGGCGTGAACAAGGAGAAAATCACTCCCATGACTCTCAGAGAGGCTTATGTCCAGAAGCTGGTGAAGGTCAACACGGAGCAGGACCGCTGGAGCCTCATCTCCCTCTCCAACAACAATGGCCGCAACGTGGAGCTGAAGTTTGTGGACACGATACGTCGGCAGTTTGAGTTCAGCGTGGACTCTTTTCAGATCGTGCTGGACTCCATGTTGTCCTTCTATGACCTGGCGGAGACGCCCATGTCGTCCACGTTTCACCCGACCGTGACCAGCGAGAGCGTGTACGGGGACTTCAGCATGGCGCTGGGGCACCTGAGGGAAAAGCTCATCGCCACCAAGCGTCCAGAGGAGATCCGCGGTGGGGGTCTCCTGAAGTACTGCAACCTCCTGGTGCGAGATTTCCAGCCTGCCAACGAGGAGGAGTTCAAGGCCTTGGAGCGCTACATGTGCTCCCGCTTTTTTATAGACTTCCCCGACATCGGCGTGCAGCAGCGCAAGATCGAGGCTTACCTCCAGAGCCACTTTGTCGGCGAGGAAACCAGCAAGTACGACTACCTCATCATCCTGCGGCGCGTGGTCAACGAGAGCACGGTGTGTCTCATGGGCCACGAGCGCCGGCAGACGCTCCACCTGCTGTCGCTGATGGCCTTCAGAGTCCTGGCGGAGCAGAACGCCATCCCCGACGCCTCCTCGGTCACTTGCTACTACCAGCCGGCCCCCTACGTCAGGGACCACAACTTCAGTAACTACTACGTGGCCAATCAAAACATTCCAACATGGCTGCCCTGCAACTGA